Part of the Scyliorhinus canicula chromosome 8, sScyCan1.1, whole genome shotgun sequence genome is shown below.
CCAACAATTGGTCCCTTCCTTTTAAACAAATGAACCTAATTCATTTGATGCATCGGGATTGTGTTTTATTTAAATGTGTCGTGCAGAAGCGGTTACAGTAACATTTACAATTCGACACTATCACTTGGGTGAGGAGGTGCTTTGACATCAAAATGGATTTCAAATTGTGGATTTGTATCATGACATCTCTTGATCTATTACTACTGTGATTGGAAATCATATTAAATAATTGCAAATCCATTGTGCGTTaggtaacatttttttaaaaaaaggttagttgTTTTCCTAAGTTTCCACCCTTTGTTCAAAGCGGTTCAATCCTGTTTGGGACAAGcattgggggaagggtgggtggggacTGAGAGTCTGCCTTTCGTTCATTGGTTTATATCGTCAGATGGTGAGGATGACTTAATGCTATTTTGCAGAAAAACAATTTGCAACAGCTGCTTCGCACCTTCGCTTATATGTGTATCTTACCAAATGAAAATCTGTATTTTTCCCCAACGACCTTTTTCAGCGCCCAGCTAAGGGTACCAGACCACAATATTCAATTTTCGAAGCTTCCACTATAAAATTGCCTTAATTGAATCCAATGTCGTGGATATTTTGGGAAAAGGTTGCCTGTATTTTTTTCCTGTTCATCCAGCTTGAACTCCCACTGGGGTTCAATTAATGGGTTAAGATCACAATTGCAATTATTTGCTCTGACCCATGGGTAAAAAGGCACAGATACATTAATTTTATTTCCAGCCTCTTGAAAACAAATATTGATTATTTGTGCAATTCCCCCAATCGGCAGCGCACATCGTTGAATGGTCACAATGGGTATTCACTGGGGTATAATTTGTACCTTATTTTTGCAGTGAAGTTTGATGTTCTGTACCTCACCCAAGTTTGTATCGTTCAGCTCAGCTTTGTTGCAGATGCCCCTCCCCGACCTGCCGATTGGTGCTGCTGTTTGTTAGACTGTTGCTAAGGCGCTATTTAACTTCCCATTGCTCAAGGAAGCTGCCTGTCATTCCGTCTGCTCTGCTCCAGCCATCAGCTTctccttctctcccctcccccccccccccaaaaaaaatataTCTTAAGCGTTCAAGGCAAAAAGGTGTCAGAAATGCAATATCGTTTAGAACGTATTTGCATCACTTTTTCTTCTGAAAATTCCCTACAGTGGTTTGCATCCTGCCTTCGGTGCTACACCGAGAATCATTTGGATTCGCAACGGTGGAGGAGTCCAGagcattatttatttttaaaaagcaaatcgTAAACCTAAACCTATGAGGATGTCTTTATTATTTGTTTTCTGCCAGTACGCATTAAGGAGCAATTGCAGTTGGTGGCTctgcaggttttttttttgcagggaGAGCTCCCCTCTCTGGTCTTGCTCAGTGTGCTGTGACTgtggcccctccctcccccagcaggTTAGGTTGCTGTGACTgtagcccctccctcccccagcaggTTAGGCTGCTCTCTCTCTGAGCTGATGAATACCATGTGGTTGCGGCTGCTGTGGGCTGTTCGCTCCGGTTCAGGCCGGCTCTCTCCGCTGCCTGCCTGCCGCTGATTGACAGCTCCGCTACTTGTTTACCGCTTCACTGCAAAGCCCAGCCTGCTGAGCTggcagaaaaagagagagagaggaagaaagaaaggCAATTGAATCCCCAACAGAATATTACAGAGAAACAAAAGTTACACTGAAAAGAGGTTCACGAACGcagcatttttttttcaaatataaagtcgctctttaatttttttttaaatcacgaaTAAATATGAATTTCTCTCCATGTTGCATTGATATCGGGACTGCACGGTTCTTCTAGACctgatttacccccccccccccctcaaaaaaataaaataaataatgggATTGGGGTTTTAATCTCCAGTGGGCTCCAGGGAACGATCCCGATTCCCTTGTTGGGAAAGGGGGTTTCAATGGAAACCAGCATCAGGTTGTTGCAGGATTTGCTGATTGTTTTTTTGGTTCTGGTTTTGAAATCCCGATGCTCGACAGTGGACGAATTACTTAATGTACCCAGGACCCGAGGTGGTTTGAACAGTCGTGTCATTGCGGAGAATAAGGAAGGTCAAATTGTTTATCGTTAAAATCCCGAGAGGCTCAACTGTGGTGTGTGCAAGTGTGGGGTCCTGGTGGCTCCGGAGAGGACCAGTAACTCTTCAAACACCATCTACCTTTACTGTACATTTACCTTTACATTTCCTGGCGGGGGTAACAGGTTCATTGCTGTCATTTGTTGGGAACCAAGTGGGGAAATTGTTAACTGCACGATTACAGCCTATTTAGAGACAGCGAAACCATCActagttttaaaatatatatatatatatatttagcagcTTCCTGCTTGTTTATCAGCTACTCTGAAGAGTTAGATCTTTAACTtctggtctactgcattcacTGCCTTTCCACTAACAAAGGTTATGTAATTGGCATTTCATTATTTCAGTTTATCTGCATTGTTTCAGCACTTCCATGGCAAAAACAAATCAAATGATGCCTTCTTAAGGGAAGGAGGTATTCCTGGGCTGGCCCATATGTGACTCTAACCCCAAACTTTTTGTGGTTGACTCTTTCCCCTGAAGCCCTGTATGTAGTATGCCACTCAATGGAACTGCTACCAACAGTTCACAAAGAAGGCCCTCTCAAGGTaaccaggaatgggcaataaatggcaggtttgccagcaacacccacattctaagaaataattttaaaaattggacgATACAGGTGTTACAAGGTCTATTTATAAACATTGATGATGTAAACTAGAGCAGGGCTTATACAAATTTCCATCCCGTTCTTATTGATGTTTAATTATGCTAATCTTTCCTAAACTATTCGGTACATTTATTGCATGAATACTCCTGAATTTTAAAGTTATCTGGAAGTTACTTTTCCAGTACAATATATTTGCCTTAGGTGAACTTGTCAAAAATATTGGGGGATCTTGATGTTTCAAAGtaaatcatttttatttattaatttgtcAAATTGGCTGTGGACATTTACATAATTTGTAAAATAATTGGTTTGTTGCTTcagattatttaattatttttttcagaTGATGATGATTCTGAAGAGGACCTCACCACGATACCTTCAGGCAGGCATGAATATCCATTCAGCTTTGAGCTTCCACAGATGTAAGATCTGAATTTTCTTTATTGCTGCTTCCATACGATATGCCCCTTGAGTAAATTGCAAAATACAAATGTGAATATGAATTTATATCACAAATCTGCTTCTTTGAGGTTTATCGCATGTGAAAAGCCTGTTGGGGGAGGTTCTGGCAAAGAAGCCAGTTCAGGCCATTTAATCTCGCGCTTTCACAATAACAACCCAAAGGTCTTCCCTTCacagaatcttttttttaaatgtgtcccATGttctggccttcccccaatttttcTACTGATCCATTTCAGATAATCACCTCAGCGTATAAATACATGTAATATATAGCACAGAAGTGGACAATTCAGTCAAACTGGTCCATGCTGGAGTTTATACTACATAGGAGCCCCTGTCAGCTCACTTGACTTAacccttcaactcctttcacgCTTGTGATCATCTAGTTttctcttaaatgcatctatgctgCTTGTTTTCACTACTACCagtggtaatgagttccacattctaaccatctCTACAGATACATACGTTTCTTCTGATTTCTGCTTTTGGATTTACTAGTGACTGCCTTTTTTTTAAGTTTATATATTTGTACTTTTATTTACATGGAAACATCCTCACTGCATCAATGCTATAAATATCTTAATGATCTCATCGGTTTACACCTCAGACTTCTCTCTTCTAACTTATGCCCTTTTCTCTTGCTGCAGTTGCGTATCTGAAGACGGGCACCATGGTACATTGATTAGCACCGCTGCATCACcgtgccagtgacccaggttcaattctgaccttgggtcactgtctgcgtggagtttgtctgttctcatctgcgtgggtttcctctgggtgctccagttttctcccacagtccaaacatgtgcatgttgggtggattgaccattctaaatttccccttagtgtccaggttcgattatggggttacaggggtagagtgcgcatttgaagggtcggtgcagacttgatgggccgaatggcctccttctgcactgtttgtatTCTATGAACTTCTATTCTATCTATGAAAGTATTCATGGGGGATTTGCAGCATAATGAAAGAAGGGATCTGAGATATTATACTTGTAATCAAAACTATTTCAACCAAATTAGCTGCCCATGACTTTTAAAAGAAACCTTTGACTGATGCATGGATCCTATGAGGATTATTTTGCTGTTGCAAATTAGTACCGTACTATTTGTGGCCATTTTCTGATGATTCTGTTTTCCTGACAGACCATTAGCTACCTCCTTTGAAGGCAAATATGGCAGTGTGCGCTATTGGGTGAAAGCTGAACTGCACAGGCCATGGATGCTGGTAATGAAAGTGAAGAAGGAATTTACAGTCTTTGAACACATCGACATTAATACTCCATTGTTGCTGGTAAGTGCTAGAAACCTTTGCAAACTCACCAGTGTAAAATTCTAGAGATTTCTTCAGACATGGGCATTTAATTCAACTTAAAAAGGatacaagtcattaatatagggtTCCCAATAATTGAAACCAACTGGTTACAATAAAACAAAATGATTTATTCTCTGCTGGCTCAAACAGCTTAGTAGAAAGCTGTAAagaaaaaaatattgtttttgcACTTTTATGAAACAATTGCTGTTTTAGATGAGGTTAGGTTCCCTTACAAGCTGTAGTGTAGATGATTATTTTGAAGACTTGCATTGTTCTCCATAAATTGAAATGCATGCTAATAAATTTCAGTCATTTCCCATTGACAATTATGAACCTATTTAACTGCAGTGGTGCTGAAAATTCTCCCAAAAGATTAAATAGTTTCTCCAGACAAGAACAATCATGAAACAGATACATTCATcgtgtttttaaaagaaattgcAGCATATTGACTACAATTTGTAAATCCCATCTACACTTGTGCTTTGCATCACTCCAATCCTGATTGATTGGAAATGAAAGTGACGCCAACAATTCAACTTTTTCACATTGAGTTTGGCTCacagttttaaaaatacattttattctcagtgcaatttttaaaaacttgtttaaTGGACAGCTTTTGTGAGAAACAGTAGACTATGAAACAGAAATGAGCTGCTCGTGTGAAAATTGTAATCTTTTGGTTCCCCCACATGGTTGTTCAAGCAGAGTGCATTTCCACAGTTCAGGCTATAAATGTCTCAAAGAGCAGTAATGGGTATAACTACATAAAAGTAAGAGTATTCCAACATAGAGTTCATTTCTAACTCTATCCAGTCAATAACTGACATGTACTTGCATTTCTAGCAGTGCAAGAGTGGGTAATGACTGGGAGGAGAATCTTTTTACCCAAACTAATGCTCATACGTAATTTGATTTTAATAAATTTTCCAAattgcctcttattcttctaaacccaGAGATTGGTTACCTTTTCTCTAAATATCCATGGCAGTCGAGTGTATTTTTGACAATAATGCTCAAAATTGGAACTTGAAAACAGTTCagaacaaaataaaacatttctGACCTGTGGTATTTCAGTGATACTAATTTTAACTTGTCCGTTAAGGGTGGTGGGATACTGTGCACCAGCCAGGAGACTGACATTAAGCACTCCTCGGCAATGTGCAAATTGATAAAATGCCTGTAGTAAAATTCTCTGTACAACCATTAATACCTTGCACTTGAAAGTGTTTAGCAGGGATTTTGGGGTATTTTGCTATTTAATATAGCTCCATATATCATCCTGAGAGACTGTCTATTCTGAAGGGGAGCAGGGGTATTTACTGTGCTTTCTGTTCTTTTTGCAGTCACCACAGGCAGGCACAAAAGAGAAAACTCTTTGTTGCTGGTTCTGTTCCTCAGGCCCAATATCCCTAAGTGCCAAAATCGAACGGAAGGGCTACACACCAGGTAAAAATCTGGAGCACTGAAAACTAAATAAATTCTTGGTCTATGCTAAATTAACTGATTTCAGCCAGGCGGCAGTATTGGTGCTACAACTGATTTCAGTGTGTGGACTAAGACAGAAATTCAGCCAAGCTTCACATTCCAAAATTTCTATACAATTATCCCTACTTCCAACCACCCTTACTGGAAAGTGCCAATGTACATTCTTCTGTTCAGGAGAGGATTAGGTTcggctgtcatagaatcatagaattcctacagtgcagatggaggccattcggcccatcgagtctgcactgatcctctgaaagagcaccctacccaagcccacttcccctgccctatccccataaccccttctaacctgcacatctttggactatcatCGAATAGCCTTTTTTTAATTTATCAAATTGCCTGCAGCACGTATTGTCTTCGTCAGCACCAGACTGACAATGTTCAGATCACTACCACAAGAGTTGCTGGTGGTAATGGGACCATACCTTGGCATGAGTTACCATTTCACAATAGTCACAGAGATTTTTGCAGAAGATTCTTTGCAACAATAATAATCAAATTTGATTGATTTGTTTTCCAAATTCTATAAGTACCTCTTTTCAAATCTTGGCTTTTAATTgcaataaattaattaaaatgtGTTTCTTTAAATCACTCCTCCCTAATGATTTAATTGAAAGGAACAAAATGGCTCCTGATTTCCATTGTTAATGCTGAGACCAGTACTACTAACTTTGTCATTTTAATAGAGGCACCTTTGACTGCTAAATCACGTGTTATTAATACAGAATACTACAGATCAATAGGTTGATTCATTAGATGTTATTGAAACAGAAACTTTAAAACTTGAAACAATGCACATTCCAGATATAGTGCAAAATATAATTTACatttgtgtgtatgggtgtgctcTTCTTGCGCAGGTGAATCAATTCACATATTTGCTGAAATTGAGAATTGTTCTTCCCGTATGGTAGTGCCAAAGGCAGCCATTTACCAAACACAGACTTTCTATGCCAAAGGGAAAATGAAGGAAGTTAAACACCTTGTAGCCAACTTGCGAGGCGAATCACTGTCATCTGGAAAAACAGAAAGTTGGAATGGGAAACTACTGAAAATTCCACCAGTGTCACCCTCGATTGTAGACTGCAGTATCATTCGTGTGGAATACTCACTGACGGTAGGTGGTTTCTTAAATTACAGTTTTGTGTGCTCCATTGGGAAATGAGGACAATGCAAAGCAATTCATTGATAGCACCAGTCCTTGAAAGAAGGAGGTTTACCGTGCTATCATCTTTTTCTTGCTTTAGTTTCTCTTTGCcttaattttcttctctttttccatccccccccctcccccacaagtccAGCTCAATATTTGAATAGGATGTTTAGTTTTTCAGAAACATTTGAGATAGGTGGGGTTCCTTTCCCAGCCAGTTTCCCTCCATATAACCTGACCACCACTGTGAAACTGGCTGCCAAGGAAAGCCCAGGTAACCATATGGGAATTTTCAGtttttcctaaccttttttttaggTTTCCTGCTGAAAGTTTGAAGAGCGCAAAATTCCAAGTCCACAGGTAACGTTTGTGTATGCAGGTGTTAGTAAGatgaaggaaaaaaaatgaataaaatgtcttaaaatgtttgtatgtatttctttcccatttaaaaaattattttctccCTTCTCTAGATCACCACGCACTACATCCCGGCCAAGAGGGCGTGAAGGTGACCTGCTCCCAGGCCAATGCCGCTCTGTAACCGGCTGCCAGGAGGTGCGCGGGGTGACTTGCCCTGTTTTTAAAActgttaaaacatttttttaaattatttttctggGGAGACAGTTAGATTCCACTtatccctcctccactggcccggTTGAGATTGGTAACACACTATCTTGGGAATAGTGTCATTTTATATTTTAGAAGAATTGCCCTTTCTCTAGGAACCTACTAGTTTAAGTTTTGCtgcatatttttttttcttggtggGTTAGTTTAATTGTGACCATTCTGGGTACGGTACTGTGATATGCAACAAGTTTAAGAAACTAACATCTATTCGCATCCTTCTGCAAAAATATGTGAGCTGGAGGGTAACTATGGTTTCCTGTGGTGACCGTGTCACTCAAAAACCACATCACCTGTTGCTGTGTAGTCAAATCAAAACTTCCTTTCTGTAGAACACTGCATTCATCACTGAATTACCGCAAGGTGCAGAATTTGAAAATAGCCCTGTAGTAAAACTTGGGAAATTGTgtatcaatttattttattttccctttTACTTGGTGATCTTTAGCTCATGCAAGATTTTTCAGCTCCCTGATGGGTGAGGCATTTGTATAAAGGCATTTTTGTATTTGCATTTCTAAGAGCCTAACGCATAAAAGCATTCTGTACTGAACCAGGGCACATCAAAGTTACCAATTTGATTAATTAGCCTGTGCTGAGTTAAGTTGATCTCCGCCAACATGGAACATGATAATCTGGGTGTCTCTATGCACCTGGCTGAGGGGTTGGAAATCAATCAGGGTTGTGTTTCCTGATCACTGTTCAGTACTGTTTACTGCTATCTTGTCGTTTCAATGGCCTATAACTGATTCCTTTCTGGGATCCTAAATTAAGAATGGTTACTTGGGCAAGATGTTGGGCACTGGTAGACTATAAGACAACACAAATCACTGCCTTCGATGGAAGGAGGGGAAGAAATTTGAGTGGAGGGGAGAAATTTGAGAGGGATTCTTTATTTGAAACTTGCATGCCATTAAGGAATGGCTCAAAAATACATAAGTCTTCAGAAACCATGCAAATTGGATGAGTTGCAATCGATAATGACTCTTGAGGGAAAAGGCCTATACATTTTTAACGAATAATTTACCAATATATTTCTGAACACCGGTTTTGTAGTTTAACTTTGTCTTTTCAGTAACACAGCATTCAGATGTAAATTGTAGTGCCTTCTCCCACAGCTCAATGGGTCAATGCACACAATGGCATGTTATTAAGTTGTGCAAACCGTGAAGCTCACATGTTTTGATTCCAGCTCTGTCGAGTTAGGTGATATCTACCAGACATTGGTGAAGGCACTTTTAcactataatataataatattattattaattttggcCTCAGTGGTTCCAGTATTTGGGGAATGGTAGTTTTCTTTTTAATATAAAGAGAAAACAAAACTGATCATGTTTCCCACTCCAGAATGCTATCCAAGAACTATGCTGGAACTGCATGTGAATGGATATATTGGAAACTGGATTAGTTGGACCCCAATATGGAATAGATCATCGATTTTCATTATCCAGGTGCTCATGTGGAAATTAGTCACCTTGGGTGAGGTACCAAAGGGCTGTACTACTACCATTGGAACCTTGCTCCAGCATAAGTTACCACCTTCTGAAGTGAAGGAGTAAGGGGAGAAAattggaggggggtggaaaaACAAGTGTCAGTGATTGAAACTTTCAACTTTCTTTTTTCTTAGGTCTATGTGGATATCCCTGGAGCAATGAATTTAACCCTGAATTTACCACTAGTTATTGGTACGATTCCCTTGCATCCCTTCGGCAGCCGAACATCCAGTGTTAGCAGCCAGTGTAGCGTGAATTTGAACTGGTTAAGCCTCGCACTGCCTGAAAGACCTGAAGGTAAGAATGAGTTCTGTCAATGTAGCAATTAGCTAGACTAGCTAGAAGATCCAATATTGAATTACTAGCCTGTACGGAGTTTGCTAATTGAACTTACAATTTATTTCACTGAAATTGGCCAATggtacatattttaaaaatatattgggGCTTGCTGCTTATATATGCTATCTGCTTGTTTGTACTGGGAAATGTGAATATGTGACCATTTGGTTTGGATGCAACAGGGATGTACTTCAATCATCATCATTTACAggccagaaggtggccatttggacaATAGTCAGCAAAGTGCCATGCTGCTTCATCACACTTTCCAGCTCATGGTCCCATGGCCTGGAAGTGCATATACACGTACTTTTTTTACATGTAAGGATTTCTGGCTCTACCTGCCAGACAATGAGCTCCAGATCCCCATCTGGGTGAAAAAGTGCCCTGTGAACCTACCTCTAACCCTAAATCTATGCCACCTAATTATGGGATGCTCAACCAACGAGAATAGAACCTTCCTATACACTTTAGATATCTCATGATTTTCTATGCTTAAATTGTGTCTTCCCTTACCCACCACTGCTCCAAAGTAAACAATCCTGGCCTATCCACATTAATCCTCCATAATTAAAATTCTCCAGTACAGAAACCATCTACATAAATCTTCTTTGTGCCCTCTCTGGTGCATTTTCCCTATAGTGcattgaccagaactgcactcaatactccagctgtggcctaatgagtGTTCTATGTAGTGCCAGCAAAACCTTCTAGCTCTTGTATTCTGTGCCTTGGCTAATAACAACTAGAAttctgcatgccttcttgaccgccttatctacctgtccagcCCCTTCAGGAATCTTTGGATATGCACTCCAAAGTTCTTTTGTTCCTTAACACGTCTCAGCATCCTACCATTTTATTATGAATTCCCTGGTCTTGTTtgtcctccccaaatgcattacctcgcacttCTTGGGATTTagctccatttgccactgttctgcccacctgAATAATCCATTGATATCTTGCTAGTCTGCAGCTTTCTTCTTCATGATCAAGCATATCagcagttttgtatcatctgcaaactttcaaTCACACGCTCTTACATTAAGTCCAAATCATTGACTTCGTAAGGGACCTAATAGTCAACCCAGGAAACAGCATTCCAGTTGCAAAAACATCCATTGCTTCCAGCCTATGAGCCAGTTTTGGATCTAACCTGTTACTTTGCCTTGGATCCCATACTTTTACTGCTGTGACCAGTTTGCCATATGGAACTTTATCCAAAAGTGACTAAAAtcccagatacaccacatcaaaTAGGTTTAAtgaaaatcccaaggcatttttaaAGTATGTTAAGACCAGGGTAAGAGTGGAGCCCATTAGGCACCAGAGgggcaatctgtgtgtggagccagatcACATGGGCGATGTCTTAAATTAATAGTTTTTGTCTATATTCACCAAGGAGAAAGACATGGTAGCTGGAGATTTCAGTTGTGATGGTGAAGTTCTACAGCATGTTAAAATTAATAAGCATTCCATATTAGATGTTTTAGtgggataaatccccaggccctGATGAGATATATCCCAGGCTGCTAAGGGAGCAGATTGTGGGGCACCTGATACAGATATTTAAATTTTCGTTGGCCACAGGTGAAGTGCCAAATGACTGGAAGATAGCTAATGTTGTATCTTTATTCAAGATGGGCAGCCGGAAAAGCCAGGtatttacaggccagttagtctaatgTCTGTGGTAGGGAAATTAATAGAAAAAAATTGAGGGACCGGATTAATCAACATTTTGGAAAGGCAGGGATAGTCCGCACATGTTGGTGGGAGATCCTGTCCAACTAAATtgagttttttaaaaagataactaAATATATTGATGAGGGTAGCacagttgatgtggtttatatggacttcagtaaggcctttgacgagGTCCCACATGGTCCAAGAGATTAAGCCCTTGGAATccatggcaaattggatccaaaattggcttgttAATAGGAGGAAAAGTGTGGTCGAGGGCTGCTTTTGTGATTGGGAGCCTGTgaccaatggtgttccacagggatcggtgctgggaccctttTTTGTTATAtttatggtggcacaatggttggcatggttgccccacagcaccaggggcccgggttcaatttcagccttgggtgactgtctgtgtggactttacacattctctccgtgtctgtgtgggtttcctctgggtgctccatttcctcccacagctcaaagatgtgtgggttaggttgattggccgtgctcaattgcaccttagtgtccaaaaggttaggtgaagttatggggattgggtagaGGTTCTTGgctcagtgtagactcgatgggcctgcactgcactgcagggattctatgattctgtgaatgtaGGAGATatcattagtaagtttgcagatgacacaaaaattgactGTTGTTGATAAGTGATGAGGAGTGTCTTGGGCTACAGACTGATATTGATCAGATGTTAAGTTGGGCAgagcaatggcagatggaatttaatcctggcaagtgtgaggtgttgcatttcggGAGATCTGATAAGGGTAAGGATCTTGGTTATAAGTCcttagatccctgaaggtggccggacaggtagagagggtggTAAAGGCTTATGAAATTCTTGCCTTcgttagccgaggcatagaatatcgGGAGGTCTTGGTACAACTTTATGAAACGTTGGGAAGGTCACAGGTggaatgttgtgtgcagttctggtcaccacaccattggaaggacgtgattgcactgtaggggatgcagaggagattcaccaggatgttgcctggggtggaaggtttcagctatgaggagagactggataggctgggtttgttttccctggagcagaggacaCTGAGGGGTGAACTGattagaggtatacaaaattatgagaggcatataTTGTGTGTTTTCTGGCAGAGGTATCTctccagagggcataggtttaagatgaggagaaactggCTTAGAGGGGACctctcacccagagggtgatggaaatATGGAATGCATAgcttgagggtggtggaggcaggtactcTCGCAACATTTAGACGCACCTGGAGAAGCATTTACATCACCAAGGCACAGTGGGCGATGGTCCAGTGCTGGTTAATTGGGATTAGTATAAATTGGTATTTGATGGTtgacacagacatgatgggccgaagggtctgtttcttTGCATGTTTCCCACATGCATTTCAATTTTCTACAGCCAATGTTATTTACATATTAAGTATATCGGACATCAGTTTTACAGTTGTCTGAGATATGTAGCTGTACATAATTCAAATGATATGGCGTCATGAACAGTAATATAATGTATCAACATGGCATTCTCAGCAAAAGGGAAAGGAACATATAAAATCTTCGGGAGTCCCAAGAATGCTACACAAACAAAGGTTTAGTTGGAAAACAAAAGGCTGCACACAGCACATACCCAGCTGGGACTAACGATCGTGCCAGTCCCAATCAGTGCCGGCTTTTAAGCACTCATGAGCCCCAGGTGCTAG
Proteins encoded:
- the LOC119970518 gene encoding arrestin domain-containing protein 3 isoform X2; translated protein: METSIRLLQDLLIVFLVLVLKSRCSTVDELLNVPRTRGGLNSRVIAENKEDDDDSEEDLTTIPSGRHEYPFSFELPQIPLATSFEGKYGSVRYWVKAELHRPWMLVMKVKKEFTVFEHIDINTPLLLSPQAGTKEKTLCCWFCSSGPISLSAKIERKGYTPGESIHIFAEIENCSSRMVVPKAAIYQTQTFYAKGKMKEVKHLVANLRGESLSSGKTESWNGKLLKIPPVSPSIVDCSIIRVEYSLTVYVDIPGAMNLTLNLPLVIGTIPLHPFGSRTSSVSSQCSVNLNWLSLALPERPEAPPSYAEIVSEQQRRNNFATTAVRDELERVFEGPLFAYIQEFRYQPPPVYSEIDPNPDQANQNREINPCCSSR
- the LOC119970518 gene encoding arrestin domain-containing protein 3 isoform X1, with protein sequence MVLGKVKSFTISYDCPNDNNIPVYASGDSVSGRVIIEVTGEIRVRSLTIHARGQAKVRWTESRNAGSNTAYTQNYTEEVEYFNHKDLLIGHERDDDDSEEDLTTIPSGRHEYPFSFELPQIPLATSFEGKYGSVRYWVKAELHRPWMLVMKVKKEFTVFEHIDINTPLLLSPQAGTKEKTLCCWFCSSGPISLSAKIERKGYTPGESIHIFAEIENCSSRMVVPKAAIYQTQTFYAKGKMKEVKHLVANLRGESLSSGKTESWNGKLLKIPPVSPSIVDCSIIRVEYSLTVYVDIPGAMNLTLNLPLVIGTIPLHPFGSRTSSVSSQCSVNLNWLSLALPERPEAPPSYAEIVSEQQRRNNFATTAVRDELERVFEGPLFAYIQEFRYQPPPVYSEIDPNPDQANQNREINPCCSSR
- the LOC119970518 gene encoding arrestin domain-containing protein 3 isoform X3, with the translated sequence MVVPKAAIYQTQTFYAKGKMKEVKHLVANLRGESLSSGKTESWNGKLLKIPPVSPSIVDCSIIRVEYSLTVYVDIPGAMNLTLNLPLVIGTIPLHPFGSRTSSVSSQCSVNLNWLSLALPERPEAPPSYAEIVSEQQRRNNFATTAVRDELERVFEGPLFAYIQEFRYQPPPVYSEIDPNPDQANQNREINPCCSSR